A region from the Tsuneonella mangrovi genome encodes:
- a CDS encoding helix-turn-helix domain-containing protein → MGRINPRLAKLHRSFSVFELADLLGVHRNTVRQWIREGLPVLDGAKPILIIGSEFQAWWAKRTNARKRPCQPGQMYCFKCREPKAAALGMVEYTPANTVTGNLKALCETCGTLMHQNARQADIAARMPGLAVQITQAPSSIDARAHPSPNCDNPKGA, encoded by the coding sequence ATGGGCCGGATCAATCCGCGCCTTGCCAAGCTGCACCGGTCTTTCAGCGTCTTCGAGCTGGCCGATCTGCTGGGGGTGCATCGCAACACGGTGCGCCAATGGATCAGGGAAGGCCTGCCCGTGCTCGACGGGGCGAAACCCATCCTGATCATTGGCAGCGAATTTCAGGCGTGGTGGGCGAAGCGCACAAACGCCAGGAAGCGCCCGTGCCAGCCGGGGCAGATGTATTGCTTCAAATGCCGGGAGCCGAAAGCAGCTGCGCTGGGCATGGTCGAATACACCCCTGCCAATACCGTCACGGGCAACCTGAAAGCCCTATGCGAGACGTGCGGCACCCTGATGCACCAGAATGCCCGGCAGGCCGATATTGCCGCCAGAATGCCCGGACTGGCCGTGCAAATCACGCAGGCACCTTCAAGCATAGATGCGCGGGCGCATCCTTCCCCAAACTGTGACAATCCGAAGGGAGCTTGA
- a CDS encoding tyrosine-type recombinase/integrase codes for MARHNAANTRIKREYFHYLKEARRRDDASIDPIAKALARFEEATGYKDFRKFHREQGVAFKRRLDTEKNVRTGKPLSRATVHSTLSALREFFIWLAGQPGYKSKIAYADADYFNLSDKDVRIAKATREKPVPTIEQVHHVLATMPAGTDIELRNRALMALALLTGARAAALATLKFKHIELEQGCIHQDARDVRTKASKTFTTWFYPVGGDALQIVTDWCEHLHTRLHWGKDDPLFPKTLVGLGEQRGFQAIGLAREHWSGTGPIRAIYRDAFAAAGLPYFNPHCFRDALVQLGERLCTTPEQFKAWSQNIGHERVLTTLTSYGKVPAARQAELISGLGQAQSGPAFDPALIAQLMAALQKVNGGSLA; via the coding sequence ATGGCAAGACACAATGCTGCGAACACCCGGATCAAGCGGGAATACTTCCACTATCTGAAGGAAGCGCGGCGGCGCGATGATGCATCGATCGATCCCATCGCAAAGGCGCTTGCCCGCTTCGAAGAGGCGACAGGGTATAAGGACTTCAGGAAGTTCCACCGGGAGCAGGGCGTTGCCTTCAAGCGGCGGCTTGACACTGAAAAGAACGTGCGCACCGGCAAGCCCCTGTCTCGCGCGACGGTTCACTCGACCCTTTCGGCTTTGCGCGAATTCTTCATCTGGCTCGCAGGCCAGCCGGGTTACAAGAGCAAGATTGCCTATGCCGACGCGGACTATTTCAACCTTTCCGACAAGGACGTGAGGATTGCCAAGGCGACTCGCGAAAAGCCGGTGCCAACGATAGAACAGGTGCATCACGTGCTGGCGACCATGCCAGCCGGGACGGATATTGAGCTGCGCAACCGGGCGCTTATGGCGCTGGCGCTGCTTACCGGCGCGCGCGCGGCCGCCTTGGCGACCCTGAAGTTCAAACATATCGAACTGGAGCAGGGCTGCATCCATCAGGACGCGCGTGACGTGCGCACGAAGGCCAGCAAGACCTTCACCACGTGGTTTTACCCCGTGGGCGGCGATGCGCTGCAAATCGTGACTGACTGGTGCGAACACCTGCACACCCGGCTGCATTGGGGCAAAGATGATCCGTTGTTTCCTAAGACCCTGGTGGGACTGGGCGAGCAACGCGGCTTTCAGGCCATCGGCCTCGCCCGCGAACACTGGAGCGGCACCGGGCCGATCCGCGCAATTTACCGGGACGCCTTCGCGGCGGCAGGCCTACCCTACTTTAACCCGCACTGTTTCCGCGACGCGCTGGTGCAGCTTGGCGAGCGACTTTGCACGACACCAGAGCAATTTAAGGCATGGTCGCAGAATATCGGGCACGAGAGGGTGCTCACGACCCTAACGAGCTATGGCAAGGTGCCAGCCGCGCGGCAGGCGGAATTGATAAGTGGGCTGGGACAAGCGCAATCCGGACCGGCTTTCGATCCCGCGCTAATCGCCCAATTGATGGCGGCCTTACAGAAGGTGAACGGAGGCAGTCTGGCCTAA
- a CDS encoding N-6 DNA methylase, with protein sequence MAQAVKQAVSAFDEAIRTIRETKKGQEAAMYGPLRDIFCDVLGYPRSSVHIDIAGEAGRPDVTCRAPSGIMDRNGKSLDIDWMVVEAKDEHDAFSTAGKREAIFAQKAKYIRPDTAWFVMADPKVIVARPAMNSTHDSANDIVFALDSAADEAGFRTTFARLSYGVAGVPQRLKAFREGDTSLIATEKLTIPDKATKRQENQVTVARRNFYETLRSTTGHLQESTLGTLQSVLSMATDVSEAWKVFAGKYPDAVFDPYTLTVTARPDNYELAMTYGGDVARLNRKLKRAGSIARLALDGLPEFKARVNAKENNAKEERKVLEMFATETANLILARILLIRFFEDHGFFGVNRFLCNGGVEAFQKLREKFTFGYTRLLKMAYEKAQALYAAAFDETELDWVFATNDGNLSNAIEWAMYQLSRYDFTTVKGDILTGVYDRFLDREQRKKFGEYYTPPSIARYIVDRLELKPEDRFMDPACGSGTFLIERYQQVVGEDADQGLATYAEVVAALDRLAGNDLNTFSAVLAQIQILWHVLSFKDDLIVAEEFPDIAISDKANSIIRPGVEFAQHGRFVELDCPEYGGIGGNPPYVRPERSGPLDEATTQYFESDHDGWKGISAEANLYALFIYRALDGWCRRPNQWGEGAGRLGFVVPLALCGTKENGELRRLFGSEGRWTIKEIVDLEVIWRNVFDADVLPIVLIAEARAPRLPLDPKFLDKSEPLPDRKALRNQVRAARLQPWIDARLAKATPANAASWQSLSDRNRTRWEPDQVIIKLADKSCIDFGDGTKRPTFDLAGIPGSHLDYADLFTPDGRIVTRITPERRTIINKLRANPQMSSAFQEYWYKKKGEGRGSVSLDAPKLNTIMWEKRSMCGGGLAFRGKKATAKSGNGVDVYKGENIIATALTGSPQDQDIDISKASDMGIFRLGKILPKRCYAVAQITTCPNAVPFDPAKLVFTNTATIFGPRDGLVEVPFDLMFVSRIYRYFYALNCRMSYLNMNRSHVYPTNLRLLPWNEAIVGQSEALEALRGDLVSACENHFRTEAAMFAALDHLPLQPFREVVKDAVKKTGNKVEWSESLNKGTEAIELAPGCKPAVEGDGWHLQISEYLIDWVKVPDEAAALGLATALSARAGTSKNMVDRATILDLPIPPDAETRDKFDAIVKQYRESDHASAIDAVVDNIDALIGPALGLSADDIASIRSDMTDDPFLRNITPRWPSTETRIHGYRTGLDSSDRYKA encoded by the coding sequence GTGGCGCAGGCAGTTAAGCAAGCAGTAAGCGCATTTGACGAAGCAATTCGAACGATACGCGAAACTAAGAAAGGTCAGGAAGCGGCCATGTACGGCCCGCTCCGCGACATATTTTGCGATGTTTTGGGTTATCCACGTAGTTCGGTTCACATTGATATTGCCGGAGAGGCCGGAAGGCCGGACGTAACTTGCCGAGCGCCATCCGGCATCATGGACCGTAATGGCAAATCGCTTGATATCGACTGGATGGTTGTCGAGGCGAAGGACGAACACGACGCATTCTCGACGGCTGGCAAGCGAGAAGCGATCTTCGCGCAAAAGGCGAAATACATCCGCCCGGACACGGCATGGTTTGTCATGGCCGACCCGAAGGTCATCGTCGCCCGTCCGGCGATGAATTCCACCCATGACAGCGCGAACGATATCGTTTTTGCACTGGACTCAGCGGCGGACGAAGCTGGGTTCCGGACCACCTTTGCTCGGTTGTCTTATGGCGTGGCTGGCGTACCCCAGCGGTTGAAGGCGTTCCGGGAAGGCGACACCAGCCTGATAGCCACTGAAAAGCTGACGATCCCGGACAAGGCCACCAAGAGGCAGGAAAATCAGGTCACTGTTGCCCGTCGCAACTTCTATGAGACGCTGCGCAGCACCACCGGCCATTTGCAAGAGTCTACCCTTGGAACGCTTCAATCGGTCCTCAGCATGGCGACCGATGTTTCCGAGGCGTGGAAGGTGTTTGCGGGAAAATACCCCGATGCCGTGTTTGACCCCTACACGCTGACCGTGACGGCAAGGCCCGACAACTATGAGTTGGCGATGACCTATGGCGGTGACGTTGCTCGCCTCAATCGCAAGCTGAAAAGGGCTGGTAGCATCGCCCGGCTGGCGCTTGATGGTCTGCCCGAATTCAAGGCGCGGGTGAACGCCAAGGAGAACAACGCCAAGGAGGAAAGAAAGGTCTTGGAGATGTTCGCGACCGAAACCGCGAACCTCATCCTTGCCCGTATTCTGTTGATCCGGTTTTTCGAAGATCATGGATTTTTCGGAGTCAATCGCTTCCTCTGCAACGGCGGCGTGGAGGCGTTCCAGAAGCTGCGGGAGAAGTTTACCTTCGGATACACGCGCCTGCTGAAAATGGCCTATGAGAAGGCTCAGGCGTTGTATGCGGCGGCATTCGATGAAACGGAGCTGGATTGGGTCTTCGCCACCAATGACGGCAACCTTTCCAACGCAATCGAATGGGCGATGTATCAGCTATCGCGCTACGATTTCACAACGGTCAAAGGCGACATTCTGACGGGCGTTTACGACCGCTTCCTTGACCGGGAGCAGCGCAAGAAGTTCGGTGAATATTACACTCCTCCTTCAATCGCCCGCTACATCGTTGACCGGCTGGAACTGAAGCCGGAAGACCGTTTCATGGACCCGGCCTGCGGGAGCGGCACGTTCCTCATCGAACGCTATCAGCAAGTTGTCGGAGAGGATGCCGATCAGGGCCTTGCTACCTATGCCGAAGTTGTCGCCGCGCTGGATCGGCTTGCGGGCAACGACCTCAACACCTTCTCCGCCGTCTTGGCTCAAATCCAAATCCTCTGGCACGTCCTCAGCTTCAAGGATGACTTGATAGTTGCCGAGGAATTCCCGGATATTGCGATCAGCGACAAGGCGAACAGCATCATTCGTCCCGGCGTCGAATTTGCCCAGCATGGGCGCTTTGTTGAACTGGATTGTCCCGAATATGGCGGGATCGGCGGCAACCCGCCCTATGTCCGGCCTGAACGCTCCGGGCCGCTGGACGAAGCGACAACCCAATATTTCGAAAGCGATCACGACGGTTGGAAGGGCATTTCCGCCGAAGCCAATCTCTATGCTCTTTTCATCTACCGCGCTCTCGATGGCTGGTGCCGCCGCCCGAACCAGTGGGGGGAAGGGGCCGGACGGCTAGGCTTCGTGGTTCCGCTCGCCTTGTGCGGGACGAAGGAAAACGGCGAATTGCGTCGCTTGTTCGGTTCAGAAGGTCGGTGGACGATCAAGGAAATTGTCGATTTGGAAGTTATCTGGCGCAACGTGTTTGACGCCGATGTTCTCCCCATCGTCCTGATTGCCGAGGCCCGTGCGCCCAGGTTGCCGCTTGACCCCAAATTTCTGGACAAGTCGGAACCCCTGCCGGATCGGAAGGCCCTGCGTAACCAAGTCCGCGCCGCTCGTTTGCAACCGTGGATTGATGCACGTTTGGCGAAGGCCACCCCTGCCAACGCTGCGTCATGGCAAAGCCTGTCAGATAGGAACCGGACGCGGTGGGAACCGGATCAGGTCATCATCAAGCTGGCGGATAAAAGCTGCATTGATTTCGGTGATGGCACTAAACGCCCCACCTTCGATCTTGCTGGCATCCCCGGCTCGCATCTTGATTATGCCGACCTTTTCACCCCGGATGGTCGCATTGTTACCCGGATCACCCCCGAACGGCGGACGATCATAAACAAGCTGCGGGCCAATCCGCAGATGTCATCGGCCTTTCAGGAATATTGGTACAAAAAGAAGGGCGAGGGGCGCGGATCAGTCAGCCTTGATGCTCCGAAGCTGAACACAATCATGTGGGAAAAGCGGTCCATGTGCGGGGGCGGCCTAGCTTTCCGTGGAAAGAAGGCCACTGCAAAGTCCGGCAATGGGGTGGATGTTTACAAGGGCGAAAACATCATTGCCACGGCGTTGACGGGTTCGCCTCAAGATCAGGATATCGACATTTCCAAAGCCAGCGACATGGGGATTTTCCGACTAGGCAAGATACTTCCCAAACGCTGTTATGCGGTGGCGCAAATCACAACTTGCCCGAATGCTGTCCCGTTCGATCCGGCCAAGCTCGTTTTCACTAACACAGCGACGATCTTTGGCCCGCGCGACGGGTTGGTAGAGGTGCCCTTTGACCTAATGTTCGTATCGCGCATCTACCGCTATTTTTATGCGCTGAACTGCCGAATGTCGTATCTCAACATGAACCGTAGCCACGTCTATCCGACGAACTTGCGGCTGCTTCCTTGGAACGAGGCCATCGTCGGCCAGTCCGAGGCATTGGAGGCGTTGCGCGGCGATCTTGTCAGCGCCTGCGAAAATCATTTCCGCACCGAAGCCGCCATGTTTGCGGCGCTCGATCATTTGCCGCTCCAGCCATTTCGCGAGGTCGTCAAGGACGCGGTGAAAAAGACGGGCAACAAGGTCGAATGGTCCGAGAGCCTTAACAAGGGGACCGAGGCAATCGAACTTGCCCCCGGTTGCAAACCCGCCGTGGAAGGGGATGGCTGGCACCTCCAGATTTCCGAATATCTGATCGATTGGGTCAAGGTGCCGGACGAAGCGGCTGCCCTTGGTTTGGCGACCGCTCTTTCAGCCCGTGCCGGAACGTCAAAGAACATGGTGGACCGGGCAACCATTCTCGATTTGCCCATCCCGCCCGATGCCGAGACGCGTGATAAGTTCGATGCCATCGTGAAGCAATATCGCGAGTCCGATCACGCCAGCGCGATTGATGCGGTGGTGGACAATATCGACGCCCTCATTGGACCCGCCCTTGGCCTAAGTGCGGATGATATCGCCTCTATCCGGTCCGACATGACGGACGATCCTTTCCTTCGGAACATCACGCCCCGCTGGCCCTCTACCGAAACCCGCATTCACGGCTACCGGACGGGGCTGGATAGCTCTGACCGCTACAAGGCCTAG
- the sppA gene encoding signal peptide peptidase SppA, whose amino-acid sequence MSFARKVWHLIVAIKDGLALVFLLLFFGAIYMVLSARPNPGHVRNGALLLDLNGSIVEEKARIDPLSVLMSREAPAQEYDVQDLVHAIDTAAKDDRIKAIALDLSRFTGGGQVNLETVGAALDRFRAAKKPVLAYATAYTDPAVLLASHASQVWADPMGGAIVTGPGGTHLYYGDLLKRFNVEAHVFRVGTYKSAVEPYSRSDMSEPARENYTQLYGSLWSEWKAGVEKARPKVKLAEVTTDPVAWVKAANGNFAKAALDAGLVDKLGDKAQFGKAVAGIVGADPWDDTPGSFASTKLDDWLADNEPKDSGKPIGVITIAGEIVDGDAGPGEAGGDRIAGLLDDALGDHLAGLVVRVDSPGGSVLASEEIRRAILRVKAQGIPVAVSMGNLAASGGYWVSTPGDRIFAEPDTITGSIGIFGIIPTFEKTLADYGVHSDGVRTTPLSGQPDILGGLTPETEQVMQTAIEEGYRQFLDRVAKSRKMTPDAVDKIAQGRVWDGGTARQIGLVDQFGGLPDALDWVAKQAKLKPGEWHADYLGETPTRFDSIFRRLVSRDSGSDAAISTGPDLFARLAGEQQLQLGQISGDLDRMMRVEGMQAYCLECVPAVQSRGTQKANGWLVRLMALVH is encoded by the coding sequence ATGTCATTTGCCCGCAAGGTCTGGCACCTCATCGTCGCTATCAAGGACGGGTTGGCGCTGGTTTTCCTGCTGCTGTTCTTCGGCGCGATCTATATGGTGCTCTCTGCCCGCCCCAACCCGGGCCATGTCAGGAACGGTGCGCTCCTGCTCGACCTGAACGGCTCGATCGTGGAAGAAAAGGCGCGGATCGACCCGCTTTCGGTGCTGATGTCGCGCGAGGCCCCGGCACAGGAATACGATGTGCAGGACCTCGTCCACGCGATCGACACTGCCGCGAAGGACGACCGGATCAAGGCGATCGCGCTCGATCTCTCGCGCTTTACCGGCGGCGGACAGGTCAACCTCGAGACCGTCGGTGCGGCGCTCGACCGGTTCCGTGCGGCGAAGAAGCCGGTATTGGCCTACGCTACCGCCTACACCGATCCGGCGGTGCTGCTGGCATCGCACGCCAGCCAGGTCTGGGCAGATCCGATGGGCGGTGCGATCGTCACCGGCCCGGGCGGAACGCACCTGTACTACGGCGACCTGCTCAAACGCTTCAACGTCGAAGCGCACGTGTTCCGGGTCGGCACCTACAAGAGCGCGGTCGAACCCTATTCGCGCTCGGACATGTCCGAGCCTGCGCGCGAGAATTACACCCAGCTCTACGGCTCGCTGTGGTCCGAATGGAAGGCAGGCGTCGAAAAGGCACGACCCAAGGTGAAACTGGCTGAAGTGACCACGGACCCGGTGGCATGGGTCAAGGCAGCAAACGGCAATTTCGCCAAGGCCGCGCTCGACGCCGGGCTGGTCGACAAGCTCGGCGACAAGGCGCAATTCGGCAAGGCGGTTGCGGGCATCGTCGGCGCCGATCCGTGGGACGACACCCCCGGTTCGTTCGCCAGCACCAAGCTCGACGACTGGCTTGCCGACAACGAGCCGAAGGATAGCGGCAAGCCGATCGGGGTAATCACCATCGCGGGCGAGATCGTCGACGGTGACGCAGGGCCCGGCGAGGCCGGCGGCGACCGGATCGCCGGACTGCTCGACGATGCGCTGGGCGACCACCTTGCAGGGTTGGTCGTGCGGGTCGATTCGCCGGGCGGTTCAGTGCTCGCGAGCGAGGAAATCCGCCGCGCGATCCTGCGGGTGAAGGCGCAAGGGATTCCGGTCGCGGTATCGATGGGCAACCTCGCGGCGAGCGGCGGCTACTGGGTCTCGACCCCGGGCGACCGGATCTTCGCTGAGCCCGACACGATCACCGGATCGATCGGTATTTTCGGCATCATCCCGACTTTCGAGAAGACCCTCGCCGACTACGGCGTGCATTCGGACGGCGTGCGGACCACGCCACTCAGCGGCCAGCCTGACATCCTCGGCGGGTTAACTCCCGAGACCGAACAGGTCATGCAGACCGCGATCGAGGAAGGCTATCGCCAATTCCTCGACCGGGTCGCCAAATCGCGCAAGATGACCCCCGACGCGGTCGACAAGATCGCGCAAGGGCGGGTGTGGGATGGCGGCACCGCACGCCAGATCGGGCTGGTCGACCAGTTCGGCGGACTGCCCGATGCGCTCGACTGGGTCGCCAAGCAGGCCAAGCTCAAGCCCGGCGAATGGCACGCCGATTACCTTGGTGAGACCCCCACCCGCTTCGATTCGATATTCCGCCGACTTGTCAGCCGGGATTCGGGCAGCGATGCGGCGATCTCGACCGGGCCGGACCTGTTCGCCCGGCTCGCTGGCGAACAACAGCTGCAGCTGGGACAGATTTCGGGCGATCTCGACCGCATGATGCGCGTCGAAGGGATGCAGGCCTATTGCCTCGAATGCGTCCCGGCAGTGCAGTCGCGCGGGACGCAAAAGGCCAACGGTTGGCTGGTCCGGCTAATGGCGCTGGTGCACTGA
- a CDS encoding aspartate carbamoyltransferase catalytic subunit has translation MASMTSAEKSSATGTPAGRYPAGARAFPHRDLLAIGRLERHEILFLLEEAEQWVAMNRGASKHIDLLSGLTVINAFFENSTRTLLSFEIAGKRLGADVVNMHAAQSSVKKGETLIDTAITLNAMRADAIVIRHGSSGAVELIAEQVDCPVLNAGDGQHEHPTQALLDALALRHALRGRGHSAEDFTGLTVTICGDILHSRVARSNILCLQALGASVRLCAPPSLMPGHVEAMGVEAFHDFDAALAGADVAMMLRLQNERMSGQFIPSPREYHHLYGLTKDRLERAAPDALVMHPGPMNRGVEIDSDVADMLDRSIITRQVEMGVAMRMACLDVLTRRRRGVKGWGEGA, from the coding sequence ATGGCTTCAATGACATCGGCGGAAAAATCTTCGGCGACTGGCACTCCAGCGGGCCGTTATCCGGCGGGCGCGCGCGCCTTTCCGCACCGCGACCTGTTGGCGATCGGGCGGCTCGAACGGCACGAGATCCTGTTCTTGCTCGAAGAGGCGGAACAGTGGGTCGCAATGAACCGTGGCGCCTCGAAGCATATCGACCTGCTGTCGGGCCTGACGGTGATCAACGCGTTCTTCGAAAACTCGACCCGCACGCTGCTGAGCTTCGAGATCGCCGGCAAGCGACTGGGCGCGGACGTGGTCAATATGCACGCCGCGCAGTCGAGCGTGAAGAAGGGCGAGACGCTGATCGATACCGCGATCACGCTCAATGCCATGCGCGCCGATGCCATCGTGATCCGCCATGGCAGTTCGGGCGCGGTCGAGCTGATCGCCGAGCAGGTCGATTGTCCGGTGCTCAATGCCGGTGACGGGCAGCACGAACACCCCACGCAGGCCCTGCTCGATGCGCTCGCGCTACGCCATGCGTTGCGCGGACGGGGGCACTCCGCTGAAGACTTCACCGGGCTGACGGTGACGATTTGCGGCGATATCCTGCACAGCCGCGTGGCGCGCTCGAATATCCTTTGCCTGCAGGCACTGGGAGCCAGCGTGCGGCTGTGCGCGCCTCCGTCGCTGATGCCGGGCCATGTCGAGGCAATGGGTGTCGAGGCGTTCCACGACTTCGATGCCGCGTTGGCCGGGGCGGACGTGGCGATGATGCTCCGGCTCCAGAACGAGCGGATGAGCGGGCAATTCATTCCGTCGCCGCGCGAATACCACCACCTCTACGGGCTGACCAAGGACCGTCTCGAGCGCGCTGCGCCCGATGCGCTGGTGATGCATCCCGGACCGATGAATCGCGGAGTCGAGATCGACAGCGACGTGGCCGACATGCTCGACCGCTCGATCATCACCCGCCAGGTCGAGATGGGCGTAGCGATGCGCATGGCCTGCCTCGACGTGCTGACCCGCCGCCGACGCGGGGTCAAAGGTTGGGGAGAGGGCGCATGA